A segment of the Streptomyces sp. XD-27 genome:
TCCAGGCCGAGCTCCGCGAGCAGCTCGGCGCGGGCGGCCCGGGCCTGCCGCGGGGAGCTGCCGGCCAGCAGCGCGGGCAGTTCGACGTTGTCGGCGACGGTGAGGTTGGAGACCAGGTTGAAGAACTGGAAGACGATCCCGATGTGCTTGCGGCGCAGTACGGCCCAGCGGGCCTCGCTGCAGGTGTCGACCTGGCGGCCGTCGAGCCAGATGGATCCGCTGTCGGGGCGGTCGAGGCCGCCGAGGAGGTGCAGCAGGGTGGACTTGCCCGCGCCGGAGGGTCCGGTGACGGCGACGAACTCGCCGCGCTGGACGGTGAGGTCGACGCCGCGCACCGCGTGGACGGGGGCTGCGCCTTCCGACCGGTAGGTCTTGGCCAGGCCCTCGGCCCGCAGTATGGCGCCGCACGGCTCGTCGCGGCTCATTCCAGTTCCTCCAGCTCCTCCTGGCAGCGCTCCAGCCAGTCGAGGTCCGCCTGCAGATGCAGCATGGCGCCCTCGATCAGCAGCTGTGCGACCCGGTTGTCCCGGTCCTCGGCCGCGGCCAGCTTCGACAGGTCCCGCATGGTGTTGAGGTAGTGGCGGCGCTGGTTGTTGATGAGGGCGATCTGGTTGACGGCCCCGCTGCGCGGAGCGAGGGCGAGCTTCATGAAGAACTCGTCCCGCACCCGCGGCTCGGCGGTCGGCTGCTCGAACCAGGCGTCCACCGTCTCGCGCCCCGCGTCGGTGATGCGGTAGATGCGCTTGTTCGGGCGGTCCGACTGCTCGACGTCCTCGCCCTCGATCAGACCGGTTTTCTCCAGTCTGCCCAGAGTGACGTAGATCTGGCCGACGTTCGGCTGA
Coding sequences within it:
- a CDS encoding ABC transporter ATP-binding protein; translated protein: MSRDEPCGAILRAEGLAKTYRSEGAAPVHAVRGVDLTVQRGEFVAVTGPSGAGKSTLLHLLGGLDRPDSGSIWLDGRQVDTCSEARWAVLRRKHIGIVFQFFNLVSNLTVADNVELPALLAGSSPRQARAARAELLAELGLEGKENSTPGELSGGEQQRVALARALVNAPSLLLADEPAGSLDSKGTREVLRLLSRFHQRGQTILLVTHDARVASAADRVISFFDGRIADDAPLGEGQARRASGVADVLRLKG
- a CDS encoding PadR family transcriptional regulator; protein product: MRLPLLALLASGPAHGYELKQALEKLLGAAYPQPNVGQIYVTLGRLEKTGLIEGEDVEQSDRPNKRIYRITDAGRETVDAWFEQPTAEPRVRDEFFMKLALAPRSGAVNQIALINNQRRHYLNTMRDLSKLAAAEDRDNRVAQLLIEGAMLHLQADLDWLERCQEELEELE